In the genome of Ignavibacteriales bacterium, one region contains:
- a CDS encoding ribonuclease Z, which translates to MKIHFVGTGSGKTSLLRAHSSFIISESMKNILVDCGDGISRALLLQDVDFLSVDSIIISHLHPDHYSGLPLLLSQMKMNGRKSELKVFVHTSLEKFLKSFLRQSYIFNERMGYEISFIGFNHRQPFNISEKINCISKPNTHLDKYRSSDPQNELSFESSGFLFTSNSTSLYYTGDIGSADDLSLFDDPDYDYLVTETTHINIPDLISFIENREITKVFLTHIGDEIEDELRLALNQLPANLKSKIVLAFDGMVTEI; encoded by the coding sequence GTGAAAATTCATTTCGTTGGTACCGGTTCAGGAAAAACTTCTTTACTAAGGGCGCACTCATCTTTTATAATATCAGAAAGCATGAAAAACATTTTAGTCGATTGCGGCGATGGTATATCACGAGCGCTTCTTTTGCAGGATGTTGATTTTCTTTCGGTTGATTCGATAATAATTTCTCATTTGCATCCCGATCATTATTCGGGTCTGCCGCTGCTTCTAAGCCAGATGAAAATGAACGGAAGAAAGAGTGAGTTGAAAGTTTTTGTTCATACTTCGCTGGAAAAATTCCTGAAAAGTTTTTTAAGGCAGTCTTATATCTTTAATGAAAGAATGGGATATGAAATTTCTTTCATTGGATTTAATCACCGTCAGCCGTTTAATATTTCAGAGAAGATAAATTGTATATCAAAACCAAATACACATCTGGATAAGTACAGAAGTTCTGATCCGCAGAATGAATTAAGTTTTGAATCATCGGGATTTTTATTTACATCAAATTCAACTTCACTTTATTATACCGGTGATATTGGAAGCGCTGACGATCTTTCACTCTTTGATGATCCGGATTATGATTACTTAGTAACTGAAACAACACACATTAATATTCCTGATTTGATTTCATTTATAGAGAACAGGGAAATAACAAAAGTGTTCCTGACACATATCGGTGATGAGATTGAGGATGAACTACGGCTTGCGTTAAATCAACTTCCTGCAAATTTAAAGTCGAAGATTGTTTTGGCTTTTGATGGAATGGTGACGGAGATTTAG
- a CDS encoding sigma-54-dependent Fis family transcriptional regulator, with the protein MTIEQFKNKFGIIGKTKEINDLVDVSMQVAKSDISVLITGESGVGKEVFARAIHGYSNRSDKQLVSVNCGAIPEGILESELFGHKKGSFTGAIESRKGYFEIADGGTLFLDEIAEMPLTTQVKLLRVLETKEFLKLGAETVTKVDVRIIAATNKDLQREVDAKRFREDLYFRLKAVSLTIPPLRKRKAEIEVLAKNFIAAYTEQNKITPPEISQSALELLNEYNWPGNIRELKNTIETAVALNRSGVLEPSSFSSLLFERETADQNRNLPIFLNKSAEDLDRELFYRALFEIKKDLVELKDLIRMKQDEVYQTNHVNNGSGEVRALKDMERDAIINALETTRGNKRDAARMLNISERTLYRKIKEYDLR; encoded by the coding sequence ATGACGATAGAACAGTTCAAAAATAAATTTGGAATAATCGGTAAGACAAAGGAAATAAATGACCTTGTTGATGTTTCAATGCAGGTCGCAAAGTCTGATATATCTGTATTAATAACCGGGGAAAGCGGAGTAGGTAAAGAAGTTTTTGCAAGAGCGATACACGGCTACAGTAACCGTTCCGATAAACAGCTTGTAAGTGTAAACTGCGGCGCTATACCGGAAGGAATTCTTGAGAGTGAATTATTCGGGCATAAGAAAGGTTCATTCACCGGAGCGATAGAAAGCCGTAAAGGTTATTTTGAAATAGCCGACGGCGGAACTTTGTTCCTCGATGAAATAGCCGAGATGCCTTTAACTACACAGGTAAAATTACTCCGTGTGCTTGAGACGAAAGAGTTCCTTAAACTCGGTGCGGAAACAGTAACAAAAGTTGATGTAAGAATTATTGCCGCGACAAATAAAGACCTTCAGCGTGAAGTTGATGCAAAAAGATTCCGTGAAGATCTGTACTTCAGGTTAAAAGCTGTTTCGCTGACAATACCTCCTCTGAGAAAACGTAAAGCAGAGATTGAAGTGCTCGCAAAAAATTTTATTGCCGCCTATACTGAACAGAATAAAATTACACCGCCGGAAATATCACAGTCAGCATTAGAGCTTCTTAATGAATACAACTGGCCGGGCAATATCCGTGAATTAAAAAACACCATCGAAACGGCAGTCGCATTGAACAGGTCAGGAGTTTTAGAACCATCATCATTCAGTTCACTTTTATTTGAAAGAGAAACTGCTGACCAGAACCGTAACCTTCCCATATTTCTTAATAAGTCTGCCGAAGATCTTGACAGGGAATTGTTTTACCGTGCGCTGTTCGAAATAAAAAAAGATCTTGTGGAATTGAAAGACCTTATACGGATGAAACAGGATGAAGTATATCAGACTAACCATGTTAATAATGGTTCAGGTGAAGTGCGCGCATTGAAAGATATGGAACGCGATGCAATTATAAATGCACTTGAAACAACGCGCGGCAATAAGCGTGATGCGGCAAGAATGCTTAACATTAGTGAGCGTACTCTTTACAGAAAAATCAAGGAGTATGATTTAAGATGA
- a CDS encoding LptE family protein, whose product MKFSTGKELKIVKTSKKAGLKDFRILFLCLYITYIIVNFEACFSYSFTGAAVPPHLETIAIPIADDRSGSGEPGLRELLTDQLITKFISDNTLQVAERSTANCVLECVITSLSDAPAIVSAGENVSQRRITINVQVSFKDLVKRKNVFDKSFSNYGDYSGNVADRSGAIADAIDKITEDILLDTVSGW is encoded by the coding sequence ATGAAATTTTCAACAGGGAAAGAATTAAAGATTGTAAAAACATCAAAAAAAGCAGGTTTAAAGGATTTCAGAATACTTTTTCTTTGCTTGTATATCACTTACATCATAGTTAATTTTGAAGCGTGTTTTTCGTATTCTTTTACAGGTGCTGCTGTACCTCCGCATCTTGAAACTATAGCTATTCCGATTGCGGATGACAGGAGCGGTTCAGGTGAACCAGGATTGAGAGAACTGCTCACCGATCAGTTGATTACAAAATTCATTTCCGATAACACTCTTCAGGTTGCGGAAAGATCAACTGCAAATTGTGTACTTGAATGTGTTATAACTTCGTTGAGTGATGCCCCGGCAATTGTATCAGCCGGTGAAAATGTAAGTCAGAGAAGGATAACAATTAATGTTCAGGTATCCTTCAAAGATCTTGTAAAACGAAAAAATGTGTTCGATAAAAGTTTCTCCAATTACGGAGATTATTCCGGTAATGTGGCTGACAGAAGCGGTGCTATTGCTGATGCAATAGATAAAATCACCGAGGATATTCTGCTTGACACAGTTTCCGGATGGTAA